The following coding sequences lie in one Rutidosis leptorrhynchoides isolate AG116_Rl617_1_P2 chromosome 4, CSIRO_AGI_Rlap_v1, whole genome shotgun sequence genomic window:
- the LOC139844664 gene encoding polygalacturonase 1 beta-like protein 2: protein MHKFTLFLILIFSSINVFVFAGKTDDPFTPKAYLIRYWKKQISNDLPKPSFLINKASPLTAVQLTAFAKLAGNQNSLSTNLQSFCSAANLLCFPDLGQSLEKHSGDVNFKEYSEQNFTNYGSGRIGGSDSFKNYSNDGNQALDSFRRYSRDSVGHDDKFSTYARGTNVPDQSFNTYGTKANGGNGDFNAYATDVNVPNMRFTSYSDDVNGRSQSFKAYSQNANAGDQSFTSYGKKGNAAVNEFKSYGNNSNVIGSSFSNYGENGNGANDSFTSYGENGNVPENNFKAYGDGGNAAVDTFANYRDQSNVGDDNFKSYAKSSNAADEKFINYGNSFNEGTDTFSGYGGGTVANQKFGFKVYGVNNTFKDYADKKRASFTTYVTPADKITAMKTTSPAKGKNVNKWIEPGKFFRESVMKSGSVIQMPDIRDKMPKRSFLPRVIVSKLPFSSSKIGDLKKIFHAEDNSSMAKFIDDALNDCERTPSQGESKRCVGSVEDMIDFATSVLGRDVVVRTTDNTNGSGKKVKIGSIKKINGGKITKSVSCHQSLYPYLLYYCHSVPKVRVYEADLLDPVTTSKINHGVAICHIDTSAWSSTHGAFLSLGSEPGKIEVCHWIFENDMTWAVAD from the exons ATGCACAAATTTACCCTCTTCTTGATTCTCATCTTCTCATCAATCAAT GTTTTTGTTTTCGCCGGAAAAACAGACGACCCGTTTACTCCAAAAGCATACCTAATCCGTTACTGGAAGAAACAGATCTCAAATGATTTACCAAAACCCTCATTCTTAATCAATAAAGCATCGCCATTAACCGCCGTCCAATTAACGGCGTTTGCCAAACTCGCCGGCAACCAAAACTCTCTTTCCACTAACCTACAGTCTTTTTGCTCTGCCGCCAATTTGTTGTGTTTCCCGGACTTGGGCCAAAGTCTCGAAAAACATTCAGGTGATGTTAATTTTAAAGAATATTCAGAACAAAATTTTACTAATTACGGGTCGGGTCGGATTGGTGGATCCGATTCGTTTAAAAATTACTCCAATGACGGTAACCAGGCGCTTGACTCGTTCAGACGCTATTCACGTGACTCAGTGGGTCATGATGATAAGTTTTCAACGTACGCTCGTGGTACAAACGTACCtgaccaaagttttaatacttacgGCACAAAAGCTAACGGCGGTAACGGTGATTTTAACGCTTATGCAACGGACGTTAATGTACCGAATATGAGATTCACATCCTATTCTGATGACGTTAACGGACGTTCACAATCGTTCAAGGCGTATTCACAAAACGCGAATGCTGGTGATCAGTCATTTACTAGCTACGGTAAAAAAGGTAACGCTGCCGTTAATGAGTTTAAATCGTACGGAAATAATTCGAATGTTATCGGTTCGTCGTTTTCAAATTACGGTGAAAACGGTAACGGCGCTAACGATAGTTTTACTTCGTACGGTGAAAACGGAAATGTACCGGAGAATAATTTCAAGGCTTACGGTGACGGTGGTAACGCCGCCGTTGATACGTTTGCTAATTACAGAGATCAATCGAATGTCGGCGATGATAATTTCAAATCGTACGCGAAAAGTTCCAATGCGGCGGATGAGAAGTTTATTAATTACGGAAATTCGTTTAACGAAGGTACGGATACATTTTCCGGCTACGGTGGCGGTACGGTGGCGAATCAGAAATTCGGATTCAAAGTTTACGGTGTGAATAATACGTTTAAGGATTACGCCGATAAGAAGAGAGCATCGTTTACTACTTACGTTACGCCGGCGGATAAAATTACGGCGATGAAAACGACATCTCCGGCAAAGGGCAAAAATGTAAATAAGTGGATAGAACCTGGTAAATTTTTTAGAGAAAGTGTGATGAAATCGGGGTCCGTTATCCAAATGCCGGACATTCGTGATAAGATGCCTAAAAGGTCTTTTTTGCCCCGAGTGATTGTTTCTAAATTACCATTTTCGTCCTCTAAAATTGGTGACCTAAAAAAGATATTTCACGCGGAGGATAATTCCAGCATGGCAAAGTTTATTGATGACGCGTTGAACGATTGTGAGCGTACACCGAGTCAAGGTGAGTCGAAACGTTGTGTTGGCTCGGTTGAAGACATGATCGATTTCGCCACGTCGGTGCTTGGTCGAGACGTTGTCGTACGAACCACTGACAACACTAATGGCTCCGGTAAGAAAGTAAAAATTGGTTCTATAAAAAAAATTAACGGCGGTAAAATTACCAAGTCAGTGTCTTGTCATCAAAGTTTGTATCCTTATTTGCTTTATTATTGTCACTCGGTTCCTAAGGTTCGGGTTTATGAAGCGGATCTACTTGACCCGGTTACCACTTCGAAGATTAACCATGGGGTTGCCATATGTCATATTGACACGTCAGCTTGGAGTTCTACTCATGGAGCTTTTCTTTCACTCGGGTCAGAACCCGGGAAAATTGAAGTTTGTCATTGGATTTTTGAGAACGATATGACTTGGGCCGTTGCTGATTAA